The window GCCGCCCAGCTCCACCTGATCCGCATCGTCCAGGAAGCCCTCACCAACGTCCGCAAGCACGCCCGCGCCGGGCGGGCGTGGGTGCACTGCGCCCGGGATGGCGACGACCTGGTGGTCCGCGTGTCCGACGACGGGGTGGGGTTCGATCCCGGGGCGGGCGCCGCCGGCGGCGTGAGCATGGGGCTCGAGTCGATGCGGGAGAGGGCGTCGGCCATCGGCGGCGCCCTGCGCGTCTGGTCGGTGCCCGGCGGCGGCACCACGGTGGAGGTCCGCCTCCCGGCCCCGGGGAGGGATGGTCGTGCGCGTCCTGCTGGCGGATGACCATGCGCTGTTCCGGGACGGAATCCGCAGCCTGCTGGAGGCGCGGGGCGTAGAGGTGGTGGGGGAGGCCGCCGACGGGCGGGAGGCCGTGGAGGCCGCCCTCCGCCTGCGGCCCGACGTGGTCCTCATGGACGTCGCCATGCCCGGCGTGGACGGACTGGAAGCCACGCGGGCCATCAAGGCGCACCTGCCCGACACCAAGGTGGTGATGCTCACCGTCTCCGACGACGACCGCACCCTGTTCGAGGCCCTCCGCAGCGGTGCCCACGGGTACCTGCTGAAGAACCTGCAGGCCGAGGAGTTCTTCGACCTGCTGGCGGGCATCGACCGCGGTGAGGCGCCGCTGTCGCCGAGCCTGGCGGGCCGCATTCTGGACGAGTTCCGCCGCGGGAAGAGACCGGCCGAGCGGCCGGGACCCGA is drawn from Armatimonadota bacterium and contains these coding sequences:
- a CDS encoding response regulator transcription factor, which codes for MVVRVLLADDHALFRDGIRSLLEARGVEVVGEAADGREAVEAALRLRPDVVLMDVAMPGVDGLEATRAIKAHLPDTKVVMLTVSDDDRTLFEALRSGAHGYLLKNLQAEEFFDLLAGIDRGEAPLSPSLAGRILDEFRRGKRPAERPGPDELTDREMEVLRAVSLGASNREIAARLRISENTVKYHIKNILDKLHLRNRAEVVAYAARRGWIRPDGT